The genomic DNA AACTGATGGGGCGCAAGCGGCCCGGTAAGGACCCCGTGGAAACGTCCGCGCCGGGTGCGGGGCCGGTGGCTGGAACCTACCCCATCGACACCGGAACCTGTGAGCTGGTGCCGGACTCCTTCGCCTCCGACAGCTGGATCCTCATGGTCAACGGGGTGCACAGCTCGCACATTGACCTGGCAGACCCGCGGCACCTGGATTTCGAGTACATGCGCTGGATTGCGGCCCTGGTGGAATCCCGCTGGCGCCCGGATGCCTCCCTGCGTGCACTGCACCTGGGCGGTGCGGCATGTTCCCTGGCGCGGTATTTTGCCGCCGTGTATCCGGGTGCGCGGCAGGTCGCCGTCGAACTCGACGGGCGCCTGGCCGAGCTGGTCCGCGGCTGGTTTGATCTGCCCCGGGCGCCGCTGCTGCGGCTCCGGGTCGGTGAGGCCCGGGCCGTCACGGAGACCCTGCATGACGGAAGCCGGGACCTGGTAATCCGGGATGTGTTCGCCGGCGCGAAGACGCCGGTGCCGCTGACGACGGCGGAATTCACTGCGCATGCCCGGCGGGTGCTGGCGCCGGACGGGGTCTACGTAGTGAATTGCGGGGACACTCCGGACCTGCGCGGTGCGCGTGCGGAGGCGGCCACCATCTGTGCCGCCTTCCGGTACACCGCAGCCATAGCCGATCCGGCCATGCTGAAGGGCCGCCGCTACGGCAACATCATCCTGGCCGGCAGCGATGCACCGTTTGCCGAGGATCCCGGCCTGCCTCGTGCACTGCTCGGCGGCGGCGTGCCGGCGCATCTCTGGGATGACGCGAAACTGCGCAGCTTCGCCGCCGATGCCCGGATCCTGCATGATCCGGTGAGTAGCTAACCTCACCTCAAGTGTCAGCCTGCTTACTAATTTAGTAGGGTGGAAAGACGCTGCCGTCTCCCGGCAGCCGGTCTGAACCACGATGGAGGCTACATGTCTGACAAGAGCACATCCGATCCCGACCTGCCCATTCCGGGCGCACCGGCGGCCTCGGCCCCGTCCCTGGCCGAGCCGATCGAACCCCGCGAGCCGTTGCCGCCCAAGCCGGACCAGGATGGACCGGAGACCGTGTCCCCCACCGGAGTTCCCACCGGCGCGCCGAAGTCCTCCAACGCCCAGAGCGGACGGTACCTGACCACCGCCCAGGGGGCACGGCTGCGGGATACCGACCATTCCCTCAAGGCCGGTCCTCGCGGGCCGGTACTCCTGCAGGACCACCACCTGCGCGAAAAGATCACCCACTTTGACCATGAACGCATCCCGGAGCGTGTAGTCCACGCCCGCGGTGCCGCAGCTCACGGCGTATTTGTGGCCAACGGCGCCGCAGAAGGGGTGACCCGCGCCGGTTTCCTGGCCAGGGGAACGGAAACACCGGTGTTTGTCCGCTTCTCCACGGTGTTGGGATCCCGCGGCTCCGCCGACACGGTCCGGGACACCCGGGGCTTCAGCACCAAGTTCTACACGGACGAGGGCAACTATGACCTGGTTGCCAACAACATTCCGGTCTTCTTCATCCAGGACGCCATCAAGTTCCCTGACGTGATCCACGCGGGCAAACCGCACCCGGACCGTGAAATCCCCCAGGCGCAAAGCGCCCATGACACTTTCTGGGACTTCGTCTCGCTCCACACCGAAGCGCAGCACCACACCATGTGGAATATGTCCGACCGCGGCATCCCGCGTTCCTACCGCACCATGGAAGGCTTCGGCGTCCATACCTTCCGCCTGGTCAACGCCAAGGGGGAAACCACCCTGGTGAAGTTCCACTGGAAGCCGCGTCAGGGCGTGCACTCCCTGGTCTGGGAGGAAGCACAGATCATCAACGGCATGGATCCTGATTTCCACCGCCGGGACCTGGCCGATGCCATCGAAGCAGGCGCCTTCCCGCAGTGGGATCTGGGCATCCAGGTGTTCCCGGACACCGAGGATGAAATGTTCGAGGGCATCGACCTGCTGGACCCGACGAAGCTGGTGCCCGAGGAACTGGCTCCGGTGCAGATCATCGGCACCATGACGCTCAACGCCAACCCCACCAACTTCTTCGCGGAAACCGAGCAGGTGGCCTTCCACCCCGGCCACCTCGTGCCCGGCATCGACGTCACCAATGATCCGCTGCTGCAGGGCCGGCTGTTCTCCTACATCGACACCCAGCTCACCCGGCTGGGCGGACCGAACTTCAGCCAGATCCCCATCAACCGCCCGCACGCCCCGGTGAACGACATGCTCCGCGACGGCTTCCACCAGGATGCCGACCATGCGGGTGTGGCCCCGTACCAGCCCAATTCCCTGGACGGCGGCTGCCCCTTTATGGCCGGCGCCGACATGGGTGCCTTCATTGACGTTCCAGCCGAAGTGCCGGCGTCCCGGAAGGTGCGGGAAAACCCGGCCAGCTTTGATGACCACTACAGCCAGGCACGGATGTTTTTCCGCTCGCTGACCCCGGTGGAGCAGGACCACGTGGTTCAGGCCTACACCTTTGAACTGGGCAAGTGCTACGAGGAGAACATCCGGCTGCGCCAGCTCCAGTCGCTCGCCAATATCGACGCACGGCTGGCCGCAGAGGTCGCCATGGGACTGGGCCTCGAAGCACCGGAACCGGAGCTTGCCGTGGAAGACACCGCACCCAGCCCTGCCCTGAGCCAGATCGGCGGCTCCTGGCCGGTGGCCGGCCGGATAGTCGGTGTGGTGGCGGATGACACCACCGACCTCGGTGCGCTTTCCGAGGTGCTTGCCACCCTGCAGGCGGAAGGAGTGGTTCCGCTGGTAGTGGCTCCCCACGGCGGGAAGCTGGGCGGAGAGATTACCGTCCAGCGGACCTACCTGACGGCCCGTTCCACTGAGTTCGACGCCGTGGTGGTGGCGGCCTCGGGTGCTCCGGCGACCGACGCCGTCGGCAGCCTGGACGCGAAGGCCGGCAACCCGGAGGGTCATCCCTCCCTCGACCCGAGGGTGACGCTGATGCTGGGCGAAGCCTTCCGCCATGCAAAGGCCATCGGCGCCTGGGGCGACGGCAGTTCCGTCCTGATGGCAGCAGGCATCCCCACTGACGCCCCCGGTGTTGTGACGGGGGAAGCTGCTGAGGTGACTGCCGGACTGACCGGCCTGCTGGCCGGCCACCGGGTCTGGGAGCGCACCGTCGCCGCCTAGCCTGCGGGCCTGCGTTTCCGTACGGGAAATAGAAGAGGGGATCCCCGGCTCATGAACTGGTCCCCGAAAGTTGGACTGGCCAAATAAAAGTCTAGGCCGCGAGGGCCTGAGCACGGTATTGCACCGGGCTCAGGCCCTCGAGCTTTGTCGAGATACGTTCAGTGT from Arthrobacter zhangbolii includes the following:
- a CDS encoding spermidine synthase — protein: MGRKRPGKDPVETSAPGAGPVAGTYPIDTGTCELVPDSFASDSWILMVNGVHSSHIDLADPRHLDFEYMRWIAALVESRWRPDASLRALHLGGAACSLARYFAAVYPGARQVAVELDGRLAELVRGWFDLPRAPLLRLRVGEARAVTETLHDGSRDLVIRDVFAGAKTPVPLTTAEFTAHARRVLAPDGVYVVNCGDTPDLRGARAEAATICAAFRYTAAIADPAMLKGRRYGNIILAGSDAPFAEDPGLPRALLGGGVPAHLWDDAKLRSFAADARILHDPVSS
- a CDS encoding catalase; translation: MSDKSTSDPDLPIPGAPAASAPSLAEPIEPREPLPPKPDQDGPETVSPTGVPTGAPKSSNAQSGRYLTTAQGARLRDTDHSLKAGPRGPVLLQDHHLREKITHFDHERIPERVVHARGAAAHGVFVANGAAEGVTRAGFLARGTETPVFVRFSTVLGSRGSADTVRDTRGFSTKFYTDEGNYDLVANNIPVFFIQDAIKFPDVIHAGKPHPDREIPQAQSAHDTFWDFVSLHTEAQHHTMWNMSDRGIPRSYRTMEGFGVHTFRLVNAKGETTLVKFHWKPRQGVHSLVWEEAQIINGMDPDFHRRDLADAIEAGAFPQWDLGIQVFPDTEDEMFEGIDLLDPTKLVPEELAPVQIIGTMTLNANPTNFFAETEQVAFHPGHLVPGIDVTNDPLLQGRLFSYIDTQLTRLGGPNFSQIPINRPHAPVNDMLRDGFHQDADHAGVAPYQPNSLDGGCPFMAGADMGAFIDVPAEVPASRKVRENPASFDDHYSQARMFFRSLTPVEQDHVVQAYTFELGKCYEENIRLRQLQSLANIDARLAAEVAMGLGLEAPEPELAVEDTAPSPALSQIGGSWPVAGRIVGVVADDTTDLGALSEVLATLQAEGVVPLVVAPHGGKLGGEITVQRTYLTARSTEFDAVVVAASGAPATDAVGSLDAKAGNPEGHPSLDPRVTLMLGEAFRHAKAIGAWGDGSSVLMAAGIPTDAPGVVTGEAAEVTAGLTGLLAGHRVWERTVAA